TCGAGAAAAGCTCCCCGAATACGTTTGTGCATTAACCTTGCCCTGATGAAATTTCGGACGCTTAGTGCATCGCACATTATCACGGGGTCGCAATACGTCAAAGAGCAACTGCAGCGCCGATTTCAGGTCCCTCCAGCAAAAATCTCGGTGGCCTACTATGGCGTGGATTTGAATCGCTTCCACCCCCACACCGCATTGGAAGAGGAGAGGCGAGTCGCCAGGGACTACAACATCAACGGTCCTTACTTTCTTTACGTCGGGACAGCAGATCCACGAAAGAACTTGGGCTTTCTTTTGGAAGCAATGGCCGCCAGCCAAACAGAGATTCCCCTACTGGTGGCCGGACGCATTCACGATCTCCACCGACCTCAGCTTCAAGCCAAACTGCAACAGCTCCAGCTTGGAAATAAAGTTCGCTTTCTCGGGTACGTAGCGGAAGATGACTTGCCTGCCTTGTACCGTCATAGCCTCGCCTTGCTCTTCCCAAGCCTCAGCGAGGGATTTGGCCTCCCGGTAGTAGAAGCCATGGCCTGCGGAACGCCGGTGGTGGCTTTTGCCAACAGCTCCATTCCCGAGGTGGCCGGTGATGCCGCGTGGCTTGTCCCTACCAACGACCTTCCGGCCTTCGTAGAGGCCATGAAGGTTCTGGCGGTAAACCACGAAAAAAGGCAAGAGCTCGTGGCCACAGGCCTGGAACGGGCCAAGCTGTTCACCTGGGAAAACACTGCTCGGGCGGTGCTGGGCGTATACCGCCGGGTGCTGGGCTTGCCGCAGTAAGCTGCTAGCATTTCCCGCTGGAGGTGGGCATGAGGCTGGTGGAGTGTGTGCCGAATATCTCGGAGGGGAAGAGGCCGGAGGTTTACGAAAAGGTGGCGCAGGCGGTCACCAAGGTGCCGGGGGTGACGCTTCTCAACGTGGACCCGGGAGCGGAAACCAACCGCACGGTGATTACCTTTGTGGGCGAGCCGGAAGCGGTGCTGGAAGCCGCCTATCAACTGGCCGCTACCGCTTTTGAGCTCATTGATATGCGCCAGCACCAGGGGGCGCACCCCCGCATTGGGGCCGTGGACGTGGTGCCATTCGTGCCCATATCCGGGGTCACCATGGATGACTGCGTGGCGCTGGCCAAAAGGCTCGGGGAGCGCCTCGCCACCGATTTTGCCGTGCCGGTTTACCTTTACGAGTTTGCCGCCTCCGCCCCTCACCGCCGCAACCTCTCGGACATCCGCGCCGGGGAGTACGAGGGCTTGCCCGAAAAGCTCAAGGATCCCGCGTGGCAGCCGGATTTTGGCCCGGCCCAGTTCAACCCCAAGCTGGGAGCCTGCGTGGTGGGGGCCCGCAAGTTCCTGGTGGCCTATAACGTCAACCTCAACACCACCGACAAGCGCCTGGCCAACCGCGTGGCCCTGGACGTGCGCGAAAAGGGGCGCATGAAGCGGGACGAAAAAGGCGAGGTCATCCGCAACGAAAAAGGCGAGCCCGTTTACGAGCCGGGGCTCTTGAAGTCGGTAAAAGCCGTGGGGTGGACCATCCCCGAGTACGGCTGCGCTCAGGTTTCCATGAACCTCACGGATTTAGACGTCACGCCGCTGCACGTGGCCTTTGATACCTGCGAGGAAAAAGCCCGGGAGCGGGGCCTGCGGGTGACGGGATCGGAGCTGGTGGGCTTGGTGCCCAAGTTCGCGCTTCTGGAGGCGGGCAAGCACTACCTGGCGCGCATGGGTAAAAGCCGGGGGGTTCCGGAAGAGGAAATCATCCACGTGGCCATTCGTACCCTGGGACTTTCGGAGGTCAAGCCTTTCAACCCCGCCGAGCGCATCATCGAGTACCGGCTGGCGCCTCCCGCTCGGCTTGCCAACATGACCGTGCGTGCTTTTGCCAACGAGCTTTCCACCGACTCTCCGGCCCCCGGCGGAGGCTCGGTTTCTGCCCTTTGCGGGGCGCTGTCCGCAGCGCTGGCTTCCATGGTGGCCAACTTGAGCTTGGGGAAAAAGGGCTTTGAAGACAAGAAAGACGCGCTGGAGCGCATCGCCGTTCGTGGCCAAGAGCTCAAAGACCGCTTGCTTTGGGCCATGGATGAAGACACCCGCGCCTTCGATGCGCTTTTAGCTGCCATGCGCTTGCCCAAGGGGAGCCCGGAGGAGCAGCAAAACCGGGCGCAGGCGGTGGAGCAGGCCACCCTCAAGGCCATTGAGGTGCCGCTTTCGGTGCTGGAAGCCTGCCCCGAGATCCTGGAGCTCTGCCTGGAGGTTGCCACGATTGGCCTGCAAGCCTCCCTTTCCGATGCCGGCGTGGGCGCCCAGGTCGCCCGAGCGGCCGCCGCCGGGGCCTACCAAAACGTGTGCATCAACCTTCCGTCGCTTTCGGACCGCGCCACCGCCGGGCAGCTCCTGGCCCGGGCCGATGAGGCCTGGCTAAAGGTCCGGGAAAAACACGCGCTGGCGGAGGAGCAAATCCTCCGCAAGCTGCGGCAGCAGGCCCTCACCCAGGTAGAGGCGTAAAGGATTAGGTCTCCGGCAAGGAAGAAGCACCGAGAAAGCAAGACCCGCCTGCGTTTGAGGCTCCCGCCAGGCTAGGATTGTTGTTAAGTGCCCCCAACCAGAGAGGCCCAAGACCACCAAGAAGGGGCCTCATCAGGCCCCCCGGGCTTTGAGCTCGGCCAGCAATTCCTCGTAAGTAAGTACCGGCTCTTGGGCGCGTTCGGAGAGCAGGCGGAGATCCTGCAGGTCTTCGGCCAAGCCCTGGCGCACCAAGTCGCCGACTAGCGCGGAAACCGTTTTTCCGGAAAGCCCAGCCTTAAGCTTAAGTGCCTCGTAAAGCTCTGTGCTTAAGCAAACGGTAAAGCGCCGAACTCTGCGTGCCATAGCAAGCCTCCACGGAAAGGAGCGGGTTTGATTCAAGTCATTTTAAGACTTCAAAGGCTCAGAGCCACCCGATGTCTCGTGGGCCACCTGGAGGGCACCGGGCACCACCGAAAAGCGAGCGGGGCCGGAGGGCACACACTCGCCGTCCACGTCAAACGGGGGAAGTGGCTGTTGGGCCTGGAGCTGGACTTCCCGGCCCTGGACAAACCGCACCTGGGGGAGCCGCAAATGCCGGCCCAGGTAGACCAGGGGCAGGCGCCGCACCAGCTGCAAGCCCCGCACGGCTTCCACCACCACCACGTCCAGAAGCCCGTCGTTAGGGCGGGCCAGCGGGGCAATGTGCATGCCCTTGCCGAAGCTGGTTCCGTTGGCCACCGCCACCAGCAGAGCAAAGCCCGAAAAAAGCTCCTGCCCATCCACGTGCACCGCCAGCTGGCGGGGTTGATAGCGCCGCAAAGCCTGCAAAGTGGCCGTCAAAAACGCCAGGGCTCCCCGCCGGGGGTTGGCGTTGACCAGCTCGTCCACCATGCCGGAAATGCCGGCAGAAGCCACGTTGACGAAAAACACACGGGGTCCAGGCCCGTCAATGACCCCGGCATCCACCGGCTTGGCGGGCCCTTCCAGCGCCAGCGTGAAGGCTTCCCGGGGGCTTTTGGGCAACCTCAGGGTGCGGGCAAAGTCGCAGCCGGTACCCAGGGGAACCAGGCCCAGGCTCACTTCGGAGCTCCCAGTCGCCAGAATTTCGCCCGCCACCAGGTGCAAGGTGCCATCCCCGCCCACCACCACCAGGCGCTGGCAACCGGAAGAAAGTAGCTGGCGCACCGCTTCCCGCATTGCCTCGGACGACGCTGGCATGAGCACAGGTAGCGAGCGGGAAAGCGGGAGCTGCGCGGAAAGCCGCTCCCACTGGGCCCCGGCGCGCCCGCCTCCGGCTTTGGGGTTCACCAGGATGGCCTTCACGGCGCTTCCTCCGGCGGCAACCAGGCTTTGAGCTCTTCCGCCAAATGCTCCAGCTCCTGCTGCCACTGCCGCACGTTCCACCCTGCCGCCCGTCGCACCACCCGCCGGAGCCTGCGGGCCATCTCCAAGCATTCCTGGGGCTGCCACATGCCCAGCCGCACCCGCCGGAGCAACAAATCCGAAAGCCGAACCACCTGGCTGGCCCGCAGGTGGTAGGCAATTTCCGCCGGGCACAGGCCAAATTGCTCCTCCAGGGGAACCAGCGATTCCGGATGGCTCCCCTGGGCCAACGCCAACGCCTGGGCTCCCAGGCGGCGCACCATCCCCCGAGCCACCACCTCATCCACACCCCAGGTCAGGAGAGCCTGCACCGCCTCAGGGGCCACCCGGTCGGGCAACACCGCGGTGGCCAGGGAAAGGTCGAAATCGAGGGGACGCCTCTCCTCCGGCAACAGGCGGAGGGCCTGGGCCACCACCTCGGCAGCGGTGACCCGAAAGGTGGTGAGCTTGCCACCCGCTGCCGAAACCATCCCCTCCTCCACCCACACCGCTTCTTCCCGGCTGGCCTCCGAGGGTTCGTCGGCATCGCTATCCACGATGGGCCGCACCCCGGCAAAAGCGCCACACACGTCGCGAAGCGTCAAGCGCGCTTGGGGAAAGGCGTGCTGCACGAAGCGCATGAGGTAGTGCACCTCTTCCCGGGAAGGCTTGGGGTTATCGAGAGGCCCCTCGTGGAAGAGGTCGGTGGTACCCACCAGGGTTCCTTCGGAGTGCGGCACCGCAAACACCGGCCGCCCGTCGTCCGGGGAAAGACCCGTCACCGCCACCGAAAGGGGCAAGCGGTGCCGGGGGAAGAGCAGATGGGAGCCGCGGGATGGGCGCAAGCGCGAAGGAACAGAGCCAAGCAGGGCGCGAACGTGGTCGCACCACGCACCGGTGGCGTTGATGACCACGTGGGCTCGCACCTTCCGGGCCTGCCCCGAGGGAACATCCCGCACCACCGCCCCCCGCACCTGACCCTGGCGATCGCGAAGGAGTTCCTCCACCTGGGCGTAGTTGAGGGCCACACCCCCAGCCCGCACCCCGGCCTTGATCACCGTCCAGGTGAGCTGGGCATCGTCGGCCACACAGTCGTCGTAAGCCAGGCCAAACTCCAGCCCTCGTTTTGCCAAAGTCGGCACAAGCCGGTGAACTTCTTCCGCGCTGAGCCGCTGGTGTTGATGGCGAAAGGGGGTGAGGTGGTCGTACATGGTCAAGCCCAGCGCCACCTGCCACCCGGGGGTGGGGTCATGAGCGTACGCCGGGTAGACAAACCGCAAGGGCCAGACCAGGTGGGGGTTGAGAAGCGCCAAGGTGTCCCGCTCCCGACAGGCCATGCGGGTAATGCGGAGCTGCAGCCGCTTGAGGTAACGCAAGCCTCCGTGAATGAGCTTGGAGGAACGGGAAGAGGTCCCGGAAGCAAAATCTCCTTTTTCCACCAAGCCCACCCGCAAGCCCCGGAGGCTTGCCTCATGGAAAACCCCGGCACCGGTAATGCCGCCGCCAATAATCAGAAAATCCACCCCTTCTTCCAAAAACCGCCAACCTCTGGCCCGCCAGTGGTTAGCCGCGCTCACGCTTGCTCGGCGGGGAAAAGCACGCCGGGGTTCAAGATGCCGGCAGGATCCAAGGCGTGCGCCAAAGCCTTCAACGCTTGGAGGCCTTGCGGGCCGATTTCTCGCTCCAGGTACGCAGCGTGCATGCGGCCTACTCCGTGGTGGTGGGAAACCGTCCCGCCGGCCTGGAGGATGGCTTCCAGCGACGCACGCTTGAGGCCTTGCCATTGAAAAAGCGCCTCCTCCCGCCGCAGGGGCCAGAAAAACGTGAAGTAAAGCGAAGCCCCGTCGGGATAGGCGTGGGAAAGGTGGCAGAGCAACAGGATGGGGATGCTCAAGGTGGCCGCTGCCCGTTCAAGGCCCGCCCGCACCGCCTCCTTCAAGCGCGGCAACTGGGACCAGGGGGCTGCGGTTTCAAAGGTGTCCACCCCAAACCCCGAGCTCAAAAAAGCATCGCGCAGGTAAGGGTGCTTGAAACGCTCCTGCAACCAGCGCCGGTAAACACCCGAACCCAACGGCAACCCACCCAGCCGGCGGGCCTCTCTTCCCCACGAGCTCACAAGCTTGCCGGCTTTCCCGGAGGCCCCCACCAGGAGCAAACAAGCCCGGGAAAAGCGGCGGATAGAAAAGAGGAAATCCCGCACCACCGTGGCCGCCCAGCCGGCGGTGACCAGGTGCCGCCCGAACTCGGTTTCCGCTGCATCGGAAAGCCGCAAGACCTCAGGAAACGGCTCTTCCCGCAGAAGCTTCCGGCAAAACTCAAAGCCCTCCTCCCAGGAGGGGAAAAGAACGGCCAAGCCCTGTTCCTGAACGCTTTGGGGCTGCACCCGTACCGTCACCGAGGTCAAAATGCCCAGCCTTCCTTCGCTGCCGCAGAGGATTTTCCGGAGTTCAGGGCCCGCCGCCGAGGCCGGCAAGGGGCCCAGGCGCCAGGTTCCCGAAGGCAATGCTACTTCCACCCCGGCCACCAGGTCCTCGATTTTCCCCACCCCGGTGGAGCGGTGGCCGGCCGAGCGGGTGGCCGCCCAGCCGCCAATGGTGGAAAGCTCAAAGGACTGGGGCTCGTGCCCCAGGCGAAAGCCGTTGGCCGAAAGTGCCCCTTCCACCTCCGGCCCCGGGGTGCCGGCGCCAAAGGTGGCCAGCCCCGAGCGCCCGTCCAAGGACTTAAGGCCCGAAAGCCTTTCCAAGCTCACCACCACCACCGGACGGGGATCTTCCGGAACGCTCACGCCCCCCACCACCGAGGTCCCCCCACCCCGGGGCACCAACACCACCCCTTGTTCGCTTGCCCGCTGCACCAGGGCCAAAACCTCCTCGTGGGACACGGGAAAGGCCACGGCATCGGGGAAGCGGCGCCAGGAAGCGGTGCGCAGGCTCAGGAGGTCAGGAAAGCTCTGGCCGCAGCAGTAAGAAAGCCGCGCAAGCCCGTCGGTTTTGACCTCTCCAGAGAGGCGCGGCAGCTTCTGGGGTTTGGGCAGGCGAAAAAGCTCAGGGGAAGCTTCGGGCAAAGCTTCCCCTTTTCCCAACGTGCTTTCCAAAAGAGAAAGCGCCGCCGGAGGAGGTAGCACCTTTGTGTCGGTAAAGCCCCAGCCCCCAAAACGGCGCGTTCGCTTCACTTCCGCCCCCGCAGGCGCTCCAAAGCCCGACGGTCTTTCTTTTCCGGCCTCCCCCAGCCCTTGGGCGGTGCCGGGGGCGGCGCCATGCGGCGCAGGGCCAGCTCTTCCGGGGTAGGAGGCGGGGTGACGTCCTCGTAAAGGGTGCGGGCTTCCGCCTTGGACACGTGGGTATCCCGCACCTCCCGCACCACCACTTCCCTTTTCCGTCCCGGCCCCAGGGTGAGCTTGATGCGGTCCCCGGCCCCCACCAAGCGGTGGGGCTTGGCCCGCTCGCCGTTCACCTCCACCTTGCCCCCGTCGCAAAGCTCCTTGGCTTGAGAACGCGTCTTGGCCAAGCAAGCCACGTCCAAAAAAACGTCCAGCCTTACCCGGTCGGCCATGGCCCCATTCTAGCGGGCTTGCGGCCAAAGGCAGGCTACAATGCCCCCATGGGTTTGGCTGGTGGCGGTTTGGTGCTGGCGGTGGTTTTGGCCACGCTGCTGGGAGGGGTAGTCCCGCTCACCTGGGAGCGCCACAGCCGGCTGTTTCTGGCCTTTTCCGCCGGCACCTTGGTGGGTCTGGCCCTGGGGGAGCTGGTGCCCGAGGGGTTGGGTTCCTTTGCCGACCCGCATCAGGGCGCCATGCTGGTGCTTTTGGCCTTCGTGACCACCATGGCGCTGGACAAGCTGCACATCCTGCACCCCCACCCCCACGGCCTGGACGCCCAGTGCCCCACCACCGAGCACACCCATCCTCCCCTGGCCATGCACGGGGCGGTGGGGCTCTTGCTCCACTCGGGCTTGGATGGTTTGGCGCTTGCGGCGGCCTGGCGGGAAGGGCTTCCGGCTCTGGTGGCGGTAGCTACCGCTCTTTCGGCCCACAAGTTTGCCGATGGGCTCACCACCGTGAGCCTGGTACTTTCCCACCACCACCGCCGCTCCCAAGCCACCCAGGTGCTGCTGGCCAACGCCGGCCTGCTCCTGGCGGGCTTTTTTGCAGGCTTAGGCGTTCCCGTCCCCGAAGAGGGCATGGCCTGGATGCTTTTGGCGCTGGCCGGGTTTTTCCTCTACCTGGGAGCTTCGGACCTCATCCCTTCGCTCACCACCCCCAGATGCCGCAAGCGCGATGTAATCGCCACGGCGTTAGGTGTAGCCGCAGTGGTGCTGGTCTCCGTGGCGCTGCACTAGCGGCAGCCTACCCAAGTAAAAGCGTAGCTCTGGGCGCGCCGGGCAAGGTCGAGGGATTTACTTCCCTTCGTAGTTAATCGCTATGCCGGTTCGCCCCTCTTCCACTGTTACCGTCACCATCAGCTGCTGGCCCTGGGCGTTTTTCCCCTGCACCAGGCCGCCCACCAGCTTGCCGTTTTGCTCAAAGCGCGAGGTGTTCGGGGAAAAACCCCGGGCCTTCATTTCCCGCTCGTAAAAGCTCATGACCCGGTCAGGGGCATCCGGGGTCACAAAAGCGGCGATACCGCCAAGTCCACCTTGAGCCCGCGCCTGCCAGCTGCCGGAAGGTTTCGCGCCCGGGTAGACCGGCACCCAGGCGGGAAGGTCGCTGGCCTCTTCACCAAACACCAATTCCCCTTGCTCAGAAGAAACCTTGAACTGCCCTTTTTCCTGGCCGCCTTCCACAGTCACCTCTTGGCCTTTTTCGTTGGTGAACTTCAACCGGCCCTTTTTGATGTCTTCGGCGTTAACGGTGATGGTCTCCCCGGTTTTCTTGTTGCGCAAGGTCACGGTGCCGGCTTTATCGTCGGATTCCACCACTTCAATGTCGGGGTTCGCCGCCGCGATAATCTTGGCGGCAGCCACCGCGGGGTTCTTCTCGGCGGTCTCGACGAATTCCTTGCCCTTCTTAAAGAGGATGAGCCCTCCCACGACAAACACCAAGACCACAATTAAAAGCAAAGCCCCGCAACCCACCCCAACCCAAACCCAGGGGCTGGTCTTCTTTGGAGCCGGGGGTTGCGGCGTTGCTACCGGCGCCGGCGGAACCGGCGGGGGTGTACTGGCCATGATCCACCTCCTTTAGCTGGACTCATTATACCCTACGTCCCTGGAGGCCCGGGTCAAGCTCACAGCTCCGGGCCCGGGGCCCCGTAAGAAAAAGCCCGCGCCGAAGCGCGGGCCGTTTTCGTTTTGCCAACAGCGCGTTACTTCTGGTAGCGCACCAGGAAGAGGTAGCGCTTGGCGGTGTAGTTGGCCAGGGTGAAGGCGGTTTGCTCGTACTTGTAGCGGGCCGCCTCGAAGCCCAGCCCCAACCCTGATTCCAGCGGGACCTCCACCCGGGCAAAGGCGCGATCGTAGGAAAGTCCGCGGCTGCCCTCGTTTTCCAGCTTCCAGTAACCCGCTTCCCCCACAAACGCCTTGCTCCGGTAGCTCAAGCCCCCTTCCTTAAGCGAACCGTCTTCGCTGTAAAGCGAGCTTGCCAAGGTGAAGTCTTCGGGCCGGCGGATCACGATGCTGGTGTCGGTCTTGAACTTGCCGTAAGCGCCCCAGAAGGAGAAAGCCTCGGTGGGGTTGACCCGTAGCTCCGCGGTCCAATCCTTGCCGGACACGTCGTAGGCGTTGTTGGGGATGTCGTTGTTGGCGTCCAGCTTTTCAGCGTTGGCGGCGAGCTCGAAGATCCCCAGCTTCACCTGGGCGCGGGCGCGGAGTTTCTTTGATTCCAGCACATCGGTGCGCAGCACCACCCTGTCTGCGGAGTCCTTGCGGTAGTCCACGGACAGCAGGAAAGGACCGGCGTTCACGTTAAGACCGGCACCGAGGCGGTCCACCTCGCGCTCAAAATAGCCACCCTGGTTGCCGGGGACCACGATTTCCTGGGCATCGGGCTCGATCGTGAATTCCTGCTTGGTGGTGCCAAAGGAAGCCCACACGCTCACCGGTCCAAAACGCGGAGAAACCAGCGTTCCCACCGACTCCTTTTCGTCCCGGGTGAGAGCGGTGCGGGCGGTGAGGAGCTTGGTGACATCGCCGCCCTGGTAGCCGGAGAAGTTGATAGTGCCCAGGTAGGTGTCCTGCAGCAGCGACCAGCCGGAAAGCTCCCGGTGGCGCTGGCCGTAAGTAGCCGTGAACGCAAAGCCCGCCGGCAAGGTGAGCTCGAGCTTACCCTCGCCCCGCCAGTTGGGGGCTTTGGCTTCCCCCAACGCCGCCTCGGCAAACCCCTGGAAAAAGCGCTGGAGCTTGAAAGAAACCAGGCTTCCCGCGGCTTGCTCCGACAGCCGGGAGTCGGTTTCCGTGTCCTGGTACACGTAGCGGCCGGAAAGGCGGGCAAAGGATGCCAGGCGCGCGGAAACCACCGCGGTGGTGTAAGGGGCATCGGTGGAGTATCTGTTGGAGCGCTTAAACGAGGACAGCGTCACATCCCGGTCCAGCACTGGCCGCCGGTTGTTCCCCTGACCCGCCCCCGGGAACAGCGCAAAACGGGACTTCCCGTCCTGGTTGCGCCAGCCCTGGAGCACCACCGCATCCAAAAACCCCAAATGGAGCCCCACACCCGCCTGGAACTCATGGGTGCGGTAAAAGGTAGATCCCCCCAGGAGGAACTCGTCCTGCCCAAGGTGGACAGTGGTTGTGCCTTCCGCCCGGTCCCGCACGTACTGGTAGGAGAAAAGGGGCATGATGGTTTTGCCGGGGAAAAGCTCCACGTTCAAATCAAAGCGATCCAAAACCCCGTGGGCGGTGTGTTGTCCGGGAAAAACCCCGGCGCCCGCCAGGGGATTGGCAAAGTCCAGCAGCTCCGAAACCCGCCGACCCCGGTGGTAGTTGAGGGAAAGCCGGTAGGCTTGGCGCTGGGCAGCGGTGAAACGCAAGCTGCCGGTGGGGGAGCCACCAAAACCTGAAGCGGAAAGGTTGAGGGTGTCAAACCACCCCCCGTCCGTGAGGTTTAGGTGCAGCTGGTCCAGCACCAGGCCGTCATCCTCATCCACCTGGCTACGGTAGGTTTCCTGGCTGCCCGAAAGCGTGACCCACTGATAGCCCAAGGAAAGCGTCGTGCTCTGCTCCTGCGCCGGGAGGAGCCCTGGCCAGGCCAGGAGCAGCAAGAAGGCAAGGAAGGCAAATGCTTTCTTCATGGCATCCTCCTATCGCAGGAACATCGGCGAGCTCGCCGATCCGTGAATGGCCACGTGACAGGTGGTGCAGTTTTGGTAACGGGGGCTACGCAGATCGTGCAGGGATGGAGGCTGGGAACCCGCACCGGGGTTCCCCACGCCCGTATGGCACTCCAAGCACAGCTGGTCCACGCGGGCGCGAATCAACTGCTTGGGGTTGTTGGAGCCGTGAGGTTGATGGCAGCTCAGGCACGAGTCGGTCAGCGTGCCGTGCTCAAAGACGAACGGTCCCCGCTTGTCCACGTGGCAGCTCACGCACACGCTCTCACCGGTTCTGGTTTCCTTCAAGCTGTCCTTGCCCTTGCCGCCGTGGGGGTTGTGGCAGGAAACGCACTCCATGCCACCGCGATCCAGCTTGTGGGCAAAGGGCTTGCGGAATTCCGAAACCTCCCGGCGATGGCAAGGAGAGCACAGGGTCCGTGACGAAACTTGCAGCAGGGGCTGATCCTGGGCGTCGTGGATGCGGTGGCAGCTGGCGCACGCCACGCCTCCCCGAATATGAGCGCCCGGAGCCCCCTGCCAAAGGCCCTCGTCCTTGCCATGGCACGACAAACACACCCCTTGCCCCTCTTGGCCGCGGGGAACTTGAATTTGGCTAGCATCGCCGGACTGGGCGTGTGCTTTACCTTCACCGTGGCAGGAAACACAGGTGGAATCGTTTTCCAGGTCCCCAGCCACTAAGGCATGGGGGTTTTGGGCAAACGCCTTGGCCAGGTCCTGGTGGCAGCTGCTACAGGGTT
The genomic region above belongs to Thermoanaerobaculum aquaticum and contains:
- a CDS encoding glycosyltransferase family 4 protein, producing MEGESLSKPKTGGSKKVFIDLAPFVTASAFQGIGRYLRELLGAFGKLDPAHWKDLEAVGLDTQSWPWKTVKIEELLKENGVPKVTAPIPAKSTWRHRMAGRYLKALGCACYHQPEPHHTPIFAGVPLVLSIHDIIPIEFPHLYSRKAPRIRLCINLALMKFRTLSASHIITGSQYVKEQLQRRFQVPPAKISVAYYGVDLNRFHPHTALEEERRVARDYNINGPYFLYVGTADPRKNLGFLLEAMAASQTEIPLLVAGRIHDLHRPQLQAKLQQLQLGNKVRFLGYVAEDDLPALYRHSLALLFPSLSEGFGLPVVEAMACGTPVVAFANSSIPEVAGDAAWLVPTNDLPAFVEAMKVLAVNHEKRQELVATGLERAKLFTWENTARAVLGVYRRVLGLPQ
- the ftcD gene encoding glutamate formimidoyltransferase gives rise to the protein MRLVECVPNISEGKRPEVYEKVAQAVTKVPGVTLLNVDPGAETNRTVITFVGEPEAVLEAAYQLAATAFELIDMRQHQGAHPRIGAVDVVPFVPISGVTMDDCVALAKRLGERLATDFAVPVYLYEFAASAPHRRNLSDIRAGEYEGLPEKLKDPAWQPDFGPAQFNPKLGACVVGARKFLVAYNVNLNTTDKRLANRVALDVREKGRMKRDEKGEVIRNEKGEPVYEPGLLKSVKAVGWTIPEYGCAQVSMNLTDLDVTPLHVAFDTCEEKARERGLRVTGSELVGLVPKFALLEAGKHYLARMGKSRGVPEEEIIHVAIRTLGLSEVKPFNPAERIIEYRLAPPARLANMTVRAFANELSTDSPAPGGGSVSALCGALSAALASMVANLSLGKKGFEDKKDALERIAVRGQELKDRLLWAMDEDTRAFDALLAAMRLPKGSPEEQQNRAQAVEQATLKAIEVPLSVLEACPEILELCLEVATIGLQASLSDAGVGAQVARAAAAGAYQNVCINLPSLSDRATAGQLLARADEAWLKVREKHALAEEQILRKLRQQALTQVEA
- a CDS encoding diacylglycerol/lipid kinase family protein; this encodes MKAILVNPKAGGGRAGAQWERLSAQLPLSRSLPVLMPASSEAMREAVRQLLSSGCQRLVVVGGDGTLHLVAGEILATGSSEVSLGLVPLGTGCDFARTLRLPKSPREAFTLALEGPAKPVDAGVIDGPGPRVFFVNVASAGISGMVDELVNANPRRGALAFLTATLQALRRYQPRQLAVHVDGQELFSGFALLVAVANGTSFGKGMHIAPLARPNDGLLDVVVVEAVRGLQLVRRLPLVYLGRHLRLPQVRFVQGREVQLQAQQPLPPFDVDGECVPSGPARFSVVPGALQVAHETSGGSEPLKS
- a CDS encoding glycerol-3-phosphate dehydrogenase/oxidase: MSAANHWRARGWRFLEEGVDFLIIGGGITGAGVFHEASLRGLRVGLVEKGDFASGTSSRSSKLIHGGLRYLKRLQLRITRMACRERDTLALLNPHLVWPLRFVYPAYAHDPTPGWQVALGLTMYDHLTPFRHQHQRLSAEEVHRLVPTLAKRGLEFGLAYDDCVADDAQLTWTVIKAGVRAGGVALNYAQVEELLRDRQGQVRGAVVRDVPSGQARKVRAHVVINATGAWCDHVRALLGSVPSRLRPSRGSHLLFPRHRLPLSVAVTGLSPDDGRPVFAVPHSEGTLVGTTDLFHEGPLDNPKPSREEVHYLMRFVQHAFPQARLTLRDVCGAFAGVRPIVDSDADEPSEASREEAVWVEEGMVSAAGGKLTTFRVTAAEVVAQALRLLPEERRPLDFDLSLATAVLPDRVAPEAVQALLTWGVDEVVARGMVRRLGAQALALAQGSHPESLVPLEEQFGLCPAEIAYHLRASQVVRLSDLLLRRVRLGMWQPQECLEMARRLRRVVRRAAGWNVRQWQQELEHLAEELKAWLPPEEAP
- a CDS encoding FAD-binding oxidoreductase; amino-acid sequence: MKRTRRFGGWGFTDTKVLPPPAALSLLESTLGKGEALPEASPELFRLPKPQKLPRLSGEVKTDGLARLSYCCGQSFPDLLSLRTASWRRFPDAVAFPVSHEEVLALVQRASEQGVVLVPRGGGTSVVGGVSVPEDPRPVVVVSLERLSGLKSLDGRSGLATFGAGTPGPEVEGALSANGFRLGHEPQSFELSTIGGWAATRSAGHRSTGVGKIEDLVAGVEVALPSGTWRLGPLPASAAGPELRKILCGSEGRLGILTSVTVRVQPQSVQEQGLAVLFPSWEEGFEFCRKLLREEPFPEVLRLSDAAETEFGRHLVTAGWAATVVRDFLFSIRRFSRACLLLVGASGKAGKLVSSWGREARRLGGLPLGSGVYRRWLQERFKHPYLRDAFLSSGFGVDTFETAAPWSQLPRLKEAVRAGLERAAATLSIPILLLCHLSHAYPDGASLYFTFFWPLRREEALFQWQGLKRASLEAILQAGGTVSHHHGVGRMHAAYLEREIGPQGLQALKALAHALDPAGILNPGVLFPAEQA
- a CDS encoding RNA-binding S4 domain-containing protein, which gives rise to MADRVRLDVFLDVACLAKTRSQAKELCDGGKVEVNGERAKPHRLVGAGDRIKLTLGPGRKREVVVREVRDTHVSKAEARTLYEDVTPPPTPEELALRRMAPPPAPPKGWGRPEKKDRRALERLRGRK
- a CDS encoding ZIP family metal transporter is translated as MGLAGGGLVLAVVLATLLGGVVPLTWERHSRLFLAFSAGTLVGLALGELVPEGLGSFADPHQGAMLVLLAFVTTMALDKLHILHPHPHGLDAQCPTTEHTHPPLAMHGAVGLLLHSGLDGLALAAAWREGLPALVAVATALSAHKFADGLTTVSLVLSHHHRRSQATQVLLANAGLLLAGFFAGLGVPVPEEGMAWMLLALAGFFLYLGASDLIPSLTTPRCRKRDVIATALGVAAVVLVSVALH
- a CDS encoding DmsE family decaheme c-type cytochrome, coding for MNVKLATIASLGLLVVASAVGAQKFQPCSSCHQDLAKAFAQNPHALVAGDLENDSTCVSCHGEGKAHAQSGDASQIQVPRGQEGQGVCLSCHGKDEGLWQGAPGAHIRGGVACASCHRIHDAQDQPLLQVSSRTLCSPCHRREVSEFRKPFAHKLDRGGMECVSCHNPHGGKGKDSLKETRTGESVCVSCHVDKRGPFVFEHGTLTDSCLSCHQPHGSNNPKQLIRARVDQLCLECHTGVGNPGAGSQPPSLHDLRSPRYQNCTTCHVAIHGSASSPMFLR